In Brassica napus cultivar Da-Ae chromosome C5 unlocalized genomic scaffold, Da-Ae chrC05_Random_30, whole genome shotgun sequence, a single window of DNA contains:
- the LOC106435432 gene encoding LOW QUALITY PROTEIN: DEAD-box ATP-dependent RNA helicase 50 (The sequence of the model RefSeq protein was modified relative to this genomic sequence to represent the inferred CDS: inserted 3 bases in 3 codons; deleted 5 bases in 4 codons) yields MLARAPPPSVTFPARNKVCNRREIVRVFRNGGGVITRAGFTRRPLEASCSNEVVSDSTDDGFIVIKAEHRETELYPPPPPPPSIPPSESSRRNGSRSRGVTASFGRLKAQKVKXLVGKVTQKKQQVSRNEEEEDEDDDIFEDEEFGGSSILDLMRKXLAMKAIPSSGKSSEVKRFSRVRESRELRDTDRSQTNERDSNGYAAANSRGRGDRPSNAKNLDTFKGSDRAAGEFANPRKFSDNERAGSRSSYSKDSSAANSRGREDRRFVNKESDTYQRRDRATTDEFSDARYFNDNERAGSHYSYSRGGAGNSRGWXDRRSVVYARDMEDWRERGNKTKSTRETGFFSRKSFARFGCSEGMMKALKENNFDRPAHIQALAFAPVVDGKSCIIADQSGSGKTLAYLVPVIQRLREEELQGLSKSSSGCPRVIVLVPTAELASQVLANCRLISKSGVPFRSMVVTGGFKQRTQLENLEQGVDVLIATPGRFTYLMNEGILGLSNLRCAILDEVDILFGDEEFESALQNLISSSPVTAQYLFLTATLPLEIYNKLVEVFPDCEVVMGPRVHRVSNALEEVLVDCSGDDYAEKTPETAFQNKKAALLQIIEENPVAKTIIFCNKIETCRKVENIFKRLDRNERQLHVLPFHAALAQGARLTNMEEFTSSHPEDHSLFLVCTDRASRGIDFSGVDHVVLFDFPRDPSEYVRRVGRTARGARGEGKAFVFVVGKQVTLARRIIERNQKGHPVHDVPNAYEFTT; encoded by the exons ATGTTGGCGAGAGCTCCACCTCCGTCAGTTACTTTTCCGGCGAGGAATAAAGTTTGTAATCGGAGAGAGATCGTGCGG GTGTTTCGCAACGGAGGAGGAGTGATAACGAGAGCCGGTTTCACTCGTCGGCCACTGGAGGCTTCATGCTCGAATGAGGTCGTTAGCGACTCCACCGACGATGGATTCATCGTAATCAAAGCGGAACACCGCGAGACGGAGCTCTATCCTCCGCCTCCTCCTCCGCCTTCGATTCCGCCGTCAG AATCTTCGAGAAGAAATGGTTCGCGTTCGAGAGGAGTAACCGCGAGTTTCGGGAGGCTAAAGGCGCAGAAAGTGA CTCTCGTTGGTAAGGTAACGCAGAAGAAGCAGCAAGTGAGTCgtaatgaggaagaagaagacgaggatGATGATATATTTGAGGATGAAGAGTTTGGTGGATCATCAATTCTTGATTTGATGAGGA AGTTGGCTATGAAGGCTATTCCTAGTTCAGGAAAATCTTCAGAGGTGAAAAGATTCAGCAGAGTGCGGGAATCTAGAGAGCTAAGAGATACAGATAGATCTCAGACTAATGAGAGAGATTCAAACGGTTATGCTGCTGCTAACTCCAGGGGTAGAGGAGATAGGCCTTCGAATGCGAAAAATTTAGATACATTCAAGGGGAGTGACAGAGCTGCTGGTGAGTTTGCAAACCCTCGGAAGTTTAGTGATAACGAGAGAGCAGGATCAAGGAGTTCATATTCAAAAGATTCCTCTGCTGCTAATTCTAGGGGTAGAGAAGATAGGCGTTTTGTTAACAAAGAGTCAGATACATATCAGAGACGTGATAGAGCTACTACGGATGAGTTTTCAGATGCTCGGTATTTCAATGATAATGAGAGAGCAGGGTCGCATTATTCATATTCAAGAGGCGGTGCTGGTAACTCCAGGGGTT GTGATAGGCGTTCTGTTGTATACGCAAGAGATATggaggattggagagagagagggaataAAACCAAGTCTACTAGGGAAACCGGCTTTTTTAGCCGCAAAAGTTTTGCA AGGTTTGGATGTAGTGAGGGTATGATGAAGGCCTTAAAGGAGAATAATTTTGATCGACCGGCTCATATTCAG GCTCTGGCTTTTGCGCCAGTTGTTGATGGAAAGAGTTGTATCATAGCTGACCAAAGTGGATCAGGCAAGACACTGGCATATCTTGTACCTGTTATCCAGCGTCTCAGGGAAGAGGAACTTCAAGGACTGAGCAAATCGTCTTCTGGTTGTCCTCGTGTGATTGTTCTGGTACCAACCGCAGAGTTGGCCTCCCAG GTTCTTGCCAACTGTAGATTAATATCAAAGTCTGGGGTCCCGTTCCGTTCCATGGTAGTGACTGGTGGT TTCAAACAACGAACCCAGCTCGAAAATTTAGAGCAAGGTGTGGACGTTTTGATTGCAACACCAGGGCGTTTCACGTACCTTATGAATGAAGGAATTTTGGGGCTGTCAAATTTGAGATG TGCCATATTAGATGAGGTGGATATACTCTTTGGCGACGAGGAGTTTGAGTCAGCCCTGCAGAATCTGATCAGTTCCTCCCCTGTGACTGCGCAGTATCTGTTTTTG ACAGCAACCTTGCCCCTCGAGATATACAACAAACTTGTTGAAGTTTTCCCTGATTGTGAAGTTGTAATGGGACCTCGCGTGCACCGTGTTAGCAATGCCCTCGAAGAG GTTCTTGTTGACTGCAGTGGAGATGATTATGCAGAGAAAACTCCTGAGACTGCTTTTCAGAACAAGAAAGCGGCTCTCCTTCAGATTATCGAGGAAAACCCTGTTGCCAAGACTATCATCTTCTGCAATAAG ATTGAGACATGTAGGAAAGTTGAGAATATATTCAAGCGGCTTGATAGAAACGAAAGGCAGCTGCACGTCCTACCGTTTCACGCAGCACTCGCACAAGGGGCAAGGCTTACAAACATGGAAGAATTCACCTCGTCTCATCCCGAAGATCATTCACTGTTTCTGGTCTGCACGGATAG AGCTTCTCGTGGGATAGATTTCTCCGGTGTTGATCATGTGGTGCTGTTTGATTTTCCGCGTGACCCGAGTGAATACGTAAGACGTGTTGGAAGAACAGCGAGAGGTGCTAGAGGAGAAGGAAAGGCTTTCGTCTTTGTAGTGGGGAAACAAGTAACGTTGGCAAGGAGGATCATTGAGAGGAACCAGAAGGGTCATCCGGTTCATGATGTCCCAAACGCTTACGAGTTCACAACCTGA